The following are encoded in a window of Microbacterium sp. LWO13-1.2 genomic DNA:
- the thiO gene encoding glycine oxidase ThiO, which translates to MIGGGVVGLSIAWELARTGRDVRLIDPEPASGATYAAAGMITPISEHRPTEQSLHVIAQESAARYPAFLATIPGGGRCGFEAVSTLLLAVDDADRRRIDDLSALQPGAIEPLTLREARRLEPLLGPRTTAVRRVREHRIDPRALATALLAALGDRIVRTVVRGILHEDPNDPMSPAIGVRLDDAVITAREVVVANGLAAGRLDGMPFVPTLRPVYGDILRLGVPDRLRPLLDCTVRARVHGASVYLLPRIDGTVVLGATQREHGGPAASAGGVYELLRDAAAVVPAVAELELLEVTARARPTTPDNAPLLGRAASGLIIATGFGRHGVMLAPIAAEAVASLISGVAPTGIAPFRPDRFTASPIPLEVS; encoded by the coding sequence GTGATCGGCGGGGGAGTCGTCGGGCTCTCGATCGCGTGGGAGCTCGCGCGGACAGGCCGCGATGTGCGTCTGATCGATCCGGAACCGGCGTCGGGCGCGACGTATGCCGCGGCCGGCATGATCACACCGATCAGCGAGCACCGCCCCACAGAGCAGTCGCTGCATGTCATCGCTCAAGAATCGGCGGCGCGGTATCCCGCCTTCCTCGCGACGATCCCCGGTGGTGGCCGGTGCGGCTTCGAGGCCGTATCGACTCTGCTCCTCGCCGTCGACGACGCGGATCGCCGCCGCATCGACGATCTCTCCGCCCTCCAGCCGGGAGCGATCGAGCCGCTGACGCTGCGTGAAGCGCGACGCCTCGAACCCCTCCTCGGTCCGCGGACGACCGCGGTCCGTCGCGTGCGCGAGCATCGCATCGACCCCCGCGCCCTCGCCACCGCTCTGCTCGCCGCCCTCGGAGATCGCATCGTGCGCACCGTGGTGCGCGGCATCCTGCACGAAGACCCGAATGATCCGATGTCGCCCGCGATCGGAGTGCGCCTCGACGACGCCGTGATCACGGCGCGAGAGGTCGTCGTCGCGAACGGCCTCGCCGCCGGCCGCCTCGACGGGATGCCGTTCGTGCCGACGCTGCGCCCGGTGTACGGCGACATCCTGCGCCTGGGCGTTCCCGATCGGCTGCGCCCGCTGCTCGACTGCACCGTTCGCGCTCGCGTGCACGGTGCGTCGGTGTACCTCCTGCCGCGTATTGACGGCACCGTCGTGCTCGGTGCCACGCAACGCGAACACGGCGGGCCGGCAGCGTCGGCGGGAGGCGTCTACGAACTGCTGCGCGACGCCGCTGCGGTGGTGCCTGCCGTGGCCGAACTCGAGTTGCTCGAGGTCACGGCGCGGGCCCGGCCGACGACTCCGGACAACGCGCCCCTGCTCGGACGCGCGGCATCGGGGCTGATCATCGCCACCGGCTTCGGGCGCCATGGCGTCATGCTCGCGCCCATCGCGGCCGAGGCCGTGGCCTCGCTCATCTCGGGCGTCGCCCCGACCGGCATCGCCCCTTTCCGACCCGACCGCTTCACCGCATCCCCCATACCCCTGGAGGTCTCATGA
- a CDS encoding ThiF family adenylyltransferase yields MNRTHHGPPHPLVDPAGPLDADARARFARQLALPGIGEIGQRRLAAARVLVVGAGGLGTPVLAALAAAGVGVVGVIDDDTVEISNLHRQLLHGMADLGRLKTSSASDALQEINPGVAVREHRERLTVANAETILAGYDLVIDGSDNFATRYLVADVAERLGVPVVWGAVLGYSGQVSVFWPPYGPGYRDLHPDTPSDAATCATGGVLGMVCHAIGAVMAAEAVKLITGTGRTLLGRLLQFDALDTTWRTFTLSPDPDRTAPDATAERAECRTDAAASASTRPVVPIVMPSVLARELARGEALVVIDVREAAETTGALPVALRIPLGSIATAPQLHELAPSTRIVTVCASGVRAARAGSLLAERGFRDIRSLAGAVGAVVEAAARLRGDPTNVLVE; encoded by the coding sequence GTGAACCGCACGCATCACGGGCCGCCCCACCCGCTGGTCGACCCCGCCGGCCCCCTCGATGCGGACGCCCGTGCCCGCTTTGCGCGCCAGCTCGCTCTGCCGGGCATCGGCGAAATAGGGCAACGCCGACTCGCGGCGGCCCGGGTGCTCGTCGTCGGGGCCGGCGGGCTCGGCACTCCGGTGCTCGCTGCGCTCGCCGCGGCAGGTGTGGGCGTCGTCGGCGTCATCGACGATGACACCGTCGAGATCAGCAACCTGCATCGGCAGTTGCTGCACGGGATGGCGGATCTGGGCCGGTTGAAGACCTCGTCGGCGAGCGACGCGCTGCAGGAGATCAATCCCGGGGTCGCCGTGCGTGAGCACCGCGAGCGCCTCACCGTCGCGAACGCCGAGACGATCCTCGCCGGCTACGACCTCGTCATCGACGGCTCCGACAACTTCGCCACGCGTTACCTCGTCGCCGATGTCGCCGAACGTCTCGGCGTGCCGGTCGTGTGGGGTGCCGTGCTCGGATACTCCGGTCAGGTCAGTGTGTTCTGGCCTCCGTACGGCCCGGGATACCGAGACCTGCATCCGGACACCCCGAGCGACGCGGCCACCTGCGCGACCGGCGGCGTGCTCGGGATGGTCTGCCACGCCATCGGGGCGGTGATGGCGGCGGAGGCGGTCAAGCTCATCACCGGGACCGGCCGCACCCTGCTCGGACGGCTGCTGCAGTTCGATGCTCTGGATACGACCTGGCGCACGTTCACCCTGTCGCCGGATCCGGATCGGACGGCGCCGGACGCAACCGCTGAGAGGGCCGAGTGCAGGACGGATGCCGCGGCATCCGCGTCGACGAGGCCGGTCGTCCCGATCGTGATGCCGTCGGTTCTCGCTCGCGAGCTCGCCAGAGGAGAAGCGCTCGTCGTCATCGACGTGCGTGAGGCCGCAGAGACAACGGGGGCGCTGCCGGTCGCATTGCGGATTCCGCTCGGCTCCATCGCGACCGCTCCGCAACTCCACGAGCTCGCTCCATCGACCCGCATCGTCACCGTGTGCGCCTCTGGAGTGCGTGCCGCGCGAGCAGGGTCTCTGCTCGCTGAGCGCGGTTTCCGCGACATCCGCTCATTGGCCGGTGCCGTCGGAGCCGTCGTCGAGGCGGCAGCGCGGCTGCGCGGCGACCCGACGAACGTCTTGGTCGAGTGA
- a CDS encoding DoxX family protein: protein MFILGLAITLLTAALNGAIAVLNLIGHDYPKSQADQMRIPHSLLPVFGTMLGAGSLGLVVGLAVPSLGIAAAAGFVIYYLVALGAHFRVRDFRLIPWATMFALACAALAVATFRAVGA from the coding sequence GTGTTCATCCTCGGACTCGCCATCACCCTTCTCACCGCGGCTCTCAACGGCGCCATCGCCGTCTTGAACCTCATCGGACACGACTATCCGAAGTCCCAAGCCGATCAGATGCGCATCCCGCACTCGCTCCTCCCCGTTTTCGGCACCATGCTCGGCGCCGGGAGTCTCGGGCTGGTGGTGGGACTCGCGGTGCCCTCCCTCGGCATCGCGGCGGCCGCAGGCTTCGTGATCTACTATCTCGTCGCGCTGGGCGCCCACTTTCGGGTGCGTGATTTCCGCCTGATTCCCTGGGCGACGATGTTCGCGCTCGCCTGCGCGGCGCTCGCCGTCGCCACGTTTCGGGCTGTCGGCGCATGA
- a CDS encoding beta-ketoacyl-[acyl-carrier-protein] synthase family protein, which yields MIASHREVVVTGVGAVTASGTTAAALWNSVVEGRSGMSVLPDSLTTGMAVSVGGVIAGFPEPPDLPASLARHLSPVQRWAITAADEALTDAGWDRSRGASPWEPYRVSIIVATGSGPVDAMLRAGSAFEAGGPRKVPPGLVVFGTADAAAGILSQRYGFRGATHAVTAACASGAVGIGEGLRRIRHGYADAVLVVGMEDCLNSVHLAANTNLRALATGYADDPSSASRPFDRSRSGFVMAQGVGAVLLEAADTAVRRGAVPQATVAGFGETTDAHHPTAPHPDGQGAAAAIRACLADAHTSAAQVDHVNTHGTGTPLGDRAEIAALAHALGERAHRVPLTATKSSTGHLLGASGVIEAILAVLTLRDQTLPPTLNLTDPEFDDWVFVRDRPQAVAVETVLSNSFGFSGHNAALLFTSR from the coding sequence GTGATCGCGTCACACCGCGAGGTGGTCGTCACCGGTGTCGGCGCCGTCACCGCCAGTGGAACGACGGCGGCCGCACTCTGGAACTCGGTTGTCGAAGGGCGCAGTGGAATGAGCGTCCTCCCCGACAGCCTGACCACGGGGATGGCGGTCAGCGTCGGCGGCGTCATCGCAGGGTTCCCGGAGCCGCCGGATCTGCCCGCCTCCCTCGCGCGTCACCTCAGCCCCGTGCAGCGGTGGGCGATCACGGCCGCCGATGAGGCGCTGACGGATGCCGGCTGGGATCGGTCCCGTGGCGCATCACCCTGGGAGCCGTATCGCGTCTCCATCATCGTTGCGACCGGATCCGGGCCGGTCGATGCGATGCTGCGGGCCGGATCCGCCTTCGAGGCCGGCGGACCGCGAAAAGTCCCGCCAGGCCTGGTCGTCTTCGGAACAGCCGACGCTGCGGCCGGAATCCTGAGTCAGCGATACGGGTTCCGCGGCGCGACGCACGCTGTCACCGCGGCCTGTGCCAGCGGGGCAGTCGGAATCGGCGAAGGGTTGCGGCGCATCCGGCACGGTTATGCGGACGCCGTGCTCGTCGTCGGCATGGAGGACTGCCTGAACTCCGTGCACCTCGCCGCGAACACCAACCTCCGCGCACTGGCCACCGGGTACGCCGACGACCCGTCATCCGCATCGCGCCCGTTCGATCGGTCCCGTTCCGGATTCGTGATGGCGCAGGGCGTGGGAGCCGTCCTTCTCGAAGCCGCCGACACCGCAGTCCGCCGGGGCGCCGTGCCGCAGGCCACCGTCGCCGGATTCGGTGAGACGACGGACGCCCACCACCCCACCGCCCCGCATCCCGATGGGCAGGGGGCGGCCGCGGCGATCCGTGCCTGCCTCGCCGACGCGCACACCTCCGCCGCGCAGGTCGATCACGTGAACACGCACGGAACGGGGACTCCCCTCGGAGATCGCGCCGAGATCGCGGCGCTCGCCCACGCACTCGGCGAGCGCGCGCACCGCGTTCCGCTCACGGCCACGAAATCGTCGACCGGTCACCTGCTCGGAGCCTCCGGAGTCATCGAAGCCATCCTCGCGGTGCTGACCCTCCGCGATCAGACGCTCCCGCCGACGCTCAACCTCACCGATCCCGAGTTCGACGATTGGGTCTTCGTCCGCGACCGCCCTCAGGCGGTCGCGGTCGAGACGGTGCTCTCGAACTCCTTCGGATTCAGCGGGCACAACGCGGCGCTGCTGTTCACCAGCCGGTGA
- the thiE gene encoding thiamine phosphate synthase, translated as MLLSSARLYLCTDARRDRGDFAEFVDAAYSGGVDIVQLRDKALEAAEELEYLGILREVAERHGRLWAVNDRADIAAVSGAPVLHLGQGDLPRPAARRILGGDVALGLSTHDADQLAAARAEPGLDYFCVGPVWATPTKPGRAAVGLELVRAAADADLAGVARPWFAIGGIDLGTVDEVVAAGASRIVVVRAITEAGDPADAARKLRARLPEM; from the coding sequence ATGCTGCTCTCCTCCGCCCGGCTCTACCTGTGCACTGATGCCCGCCGCGATCGAGGGGACTTCGCCGAGTTCGTCGACGCGGCCTACTCCGGCGGCGTCGACATCGTGCAGTTGCGCGACAAGGCGCTCGAAGCCGCCGAGGAACTCGAGTACCTCGGCATCCTGCGCGAGGTCGCCGAGCGGCACGGTCGACTGTGGGCCGTCAACGATCGGGCTGATATCGCGGCCGTCTCCGGCGCGCCCGTCCTGCACCTCGGCCAGGGCGACCTGCCCCGCCCGGCTGCGCGCCGCATTCTCGGCGGCGACGTCGCACTGGGCCTGTCGACCCACGACGCCGACCAGCTCGCCGCCGCCCGCGCCGAGCCCGGACTCGACTACTTCTGCGTCGGACCCGTGTGGGCGACGCCCACGAAGCCCGGCCGCGCCGCCGTCGGCCTCGAACTCGTACGCGCGGCCGCCGATGCCGACCTGGCCGGTGTCGCGCGGCCGTGGTTCGCGATCGGAGGGATCGACCTCGGCACGGTCGACGAAGTGGTCGCCGCCGGCGCGAGCCGGATCGTCGTCGTACGCGCGATCACCGAGGCCGGCGACCCCGCCGATGCCGCGCGGAAACTGCGCGCGCGGCTGCCCGAGATGTGA
- a CDS encoding putative immunity protein — MTSSSGDFELAMDEIRVVAGFAAEAAARILPIFERVHPDDARPRAAVDAARAFAAGAPRTMLQRTTAFAAHRAAKESTDERAKLAAQAAGDAAAAAYLHPIAKAHQVAHILRATAIEAYLAELDGADDEEAGALAVRRCAESASPGLIDVLRRYPPAPPGTNRVAQIMSMLDTALRNAGR, encoded by the coding sequence GTGACCTCCTCCTCCGGCGACTTCGAACTGGCGATGGACGAGATCCGCGTGGTCGCCGGATTCGCCGCCGAAGCAGCGGCACGGATCCTCCCGATCTTCGAACGGGTTCACCCGGATGATGCCCGCCCTCGTGCGGCAGTCGATGCCGCACGGGCCTTCGCCGCCGGGGCGCCCCGCACGATGCTGCAACGCACGACGGCGTTCGCCGCTCACCGTGCGGCGAAGGAATCGACCGATGAGCGCGCGAAGCTCGCCGCCCAGGCCGCCGGTGACGCAGCGGCAGCGGCGTACCTGCATCCGATCGCCAAGGCGCACCAGGTCGCTCACATCCTTCGGGCCACCGCGATCGAGGCGTACCTCGCCGAGCTGGACGGCGCGGACGATGAGGAGGCCGGCGCTCTCGCTGTCCGGCGCTGCGCAGAATCCGCGAGCCCCGGTCTGATCGACGTCCTTCGCCGATACCCTCCGGCGCCACCGGGGACGAACCGCGTCGCGCAGATCATGAGCATGCTCGACACCGCACTGCGAAACGCCGGTAGGTAA
- the thiS gene encoding sulfur carrier protein ThiS — translation MIDVRLNGAPARIAPDATVADVVTDLTGRAIGADGRAVDGESLGLAVAVNAAIMRRGSWTTTVLSTGDEIEVLTAVQGG, via the coding sequence ATGATCGACGTTCGCCTGAACGGCGCTCCCGCCCGCATCGCACCAGACGCCACTGTCGCCGACGTCGTCACCGACCTCACCGGCCGTGCCATCGGAGCCGACGGCCGGGCAGTCGACGGCGAATCGCTGGGCCTCGCCGTCGCGGTCAACGCGGCCATCATGAGGCGAGGCAGCTGGACCACGACGGTCCTGAGCACCGGCGACGAGATCGAAGTGCTCACGGCGGTGCAGGGTGGCTGA
- the thiC gene encoding phosphomethylpyrimidine synthase ThiC yields the protein MSTFEKVRVLAHHHDEEHGISVPVTRISLADSPDASANEPFDVYRTEGPPCEPEAGLPPMRDGWIAARGDTEEYSGRARNLHDDGRSATRRGAASAEWRGASRPPRRGLDGRTVTQMHYARQGVITPEMRFVAVREACDVELVRSEVAAGRAIIPVNVNHPESEPMIIGRAFLVKINANIGNSAVTSSIAEEVDKLRWATKWGADTVMDLSTGDDIHTTREWILRNSPVPIGTVPIYQALEKVDGQSRSLTWEIFRDTVIEQCEQGVDYMTIHAGVLLRYVPLTANRVTGIVSRGGSIMADWCLAHHQENFLYTHFDELCEIFARYDVAFSLGDGLRPGSTADANDAAQFAELDTLAELTARAWQYDVQVMVEGPGHIPFDLVRENVERQQALCHGAPFYTLGPLVTDIAPGYDHITSAIGATEIARYGTAMLCYVTPKEHLGLPNKDDVKTGVITYKIAAHAADIAKGHPGARDRDDALSKARFEFRWRDQFALSLDPDTAEAFHDETLPAEPAKTAHFCSMCGPKFCSMRISQDIRDRFGGVAEQTAIAGMQQQAEAFREAGGTVYLPAPALRDPAGEKLPEPTLRG from the coding sequence GTGAGCACCTTTGAAAAGGTGCGCGTTCTCGCGCACCATCACGACGAAGAACACGGCATTTCGGTGCCCGTCACCCGCATCTCGCTCGCCGATTCGCCGGATGCCTCGGCGAACGAACCGTTCGATGTGTACCGCACCGAAGGGCCGCCGTGCGAGCCGGAGGCGGGCCTTCCGCCGATGCGCGACGGCTGGATCGCCGCGCGCGGCGACACCGAGGAATACTCGGGTCGTGCCCGCAACCTCCACGACGACGGTCGCAGTGCGACTCGACGTGGTGCAGCCTCCGCCGAGTGGCGAGGCGCGAGCCGCCCGCCGCGCCGCGGTCTCGATGGCCGCACCGTCACCCAGATGCACTACGCGCGCCAGGGCGTGATCACGCCCGAGATGCGTTTCGTCGCGGTGCGTGAGGCGTGCGACGTCGAACTCGTCCGTTCCGAGGTCGCCGCGGGAAGGGCGATCATCCCGGTGAACGTGAACCACCCCGAGTCTGAGCCGATGATCATCGGACGGGCGTTCCTGGTCAAGATCAACGCGAACATCGGCAACTCCGCGGTGACGAGCTCGATCGCCGAGGAGGTCGACAAGCTGCGGTGGGCGACCAAATGGGGGGCCGACACGGTCATGGACCTGTCGACGGGCGACGACATCCACACCACCCGCGAATGGATCCTGCGCAACTCGCCGGTGCCGATCGGCACCGTACCGATCTACCAGGCTCTCGAGAAGGTCGACGGCCAGTCGCGCAGCCTGACCTGGGAGATCTTCCGCGACACCGTGATCGAGCAGTGCGAGCAGGGCGTCGACTACATGACGATCCACGCCGGCGTGCTGCTGCGCTACGTGCCGCTCACCGCGAATCGGGTGACCGGCATCGTGTCACGCGGCGGGTCGATCATGGCCGACTGGTGCCTCGCGCACCATCAGGAGAACTTCCTGTACACGCACTTCGACGAACTGTGCGAGATCTTCGCGCGGTACGACGTCGCCTTCTCGCTCGGCGACGGCCTGCGGCCGGGCTCCACCGCAGACGCCAACGATGCCGCTCAATTCGCCGAGCTGGACACCCTCGCCGAGCTCACGGCGCGGGCATGGCAGTACGACGTGCAGGTGATGGTCGAGGGTCCCGGCCACATCCCGTTCGACCTGGTGCGCGAGAACGTCGAGCGGCAGCAGGCGCTCTGCCACGGCGCCCCGTTCTACACGCTCGGCCCGCTCGTGACCGACATCGCGCCCGGTTACGACCACATCACCTCGGCGATCGGCGCCACCGAGATCGCCCGCTATGGCACGGCGATGCTCTGCTACGTGACCCCGAAGGAGCACCTCGGGCTGCCGAACAAGGACGATGTGAAGACCGGTGTGATCACCTACAAGATCGCCGCTCACGCCGCCGACATCGCCAAGGGCCACCCCGGCGCCCGAGACCGCGACGACGCCCTGTCGAAGGCGCGGTTCGAGTTCCGCTGGCGCGACCAGTTCGCTCTGTCACTCGACCCGGATACCGCCGAGGCGTTCCACGACGAGACCCTGCCGGCGGAACCCGCGAAGACGGCTCACTTCTGCTCGATGTGCGGGCCGAAGTTCTGCTCGATGCGCATCTCGCAGGACATCCGCGACCGTTTCGGTGGCGTCGCCGAACAGACGGCGATCGCCGGGATGCAGCAGCAGGCAGAGGCCTTCCGCGAAGCCGGGGGAACCGTCTATCTGCCGGCGCCCGCGTTGCGGGATCCGGCGGGCGAGAAACTGCCAGAGCCGACTCTCCGCGGCTGA
- a CDS encoding thiazole synthase has translation MAEREDPFEVAGVRFTSRLIMGTGGAESLADLGAALTASGTELTTVAVRRYSPEAGTLYSMIAERGIRLLPNTAGCFTAREAVLVAELAREAFETDWVKLEVIADEDTLLPDAVELVDATEQLVQRGFTVLAYTNDDPALALRLEHLGAAAVMPLGAPIGTGLGILNPHNIELIVSRASVPVVLDAGVGTASDAALAMELGCDAVLLASAVTRAIDPVGMAQAFQHAVIAGRLAARSGRIPRREHALASSSMAGRPDL, from the coding sequence GTGGCTGAGCGGGAGGACCCGTTCGAGGTCGCCGGAGTCCGCTTCACCTCACGGCTGATCATGGGCACGGGCGGGGCAGAGAGCCTTGCCGATCTCGGAGCCGCACTCACCGCGTCTGGCACCGAGCTCACCACCGTCGCGGTGCGTCGCTACTCGCCGGAGGCGGGCACGCTCTACTCGATGATCGCCGAGCGCGGCATCCGCCTGCTCCCCAACACCGCTGGCTGCTTCACTGCCCGCGAAGCGGTTCTCGTGGCCGAGCTCGCGCGCGAGGCGTTCGAGACGGACTGGGTGAAGCTCGAGGTCATCGCCGACGAAGACACCTTGCTGCCGGATGCCGTGGAGCTCGTGGATGCGACGGAACAGCTCGTGCAGCGCGGCTTCACCGTGCTCGCCTATACGAACGACGACCCGGCTCTCGCGCTGCGACTGGAGCATCTGGGGGCGGCAGCGGTGATGCCGCTCGGGGCCCCGATCGGCACTGGACTCGGCATCCTCAACCCGCACAACATCGAATTGATCGTCTCCCGGGCATCGGTACCTGTCGTGCTCGACGCCGGCGTCGGCACCGCCTCGGATGCGGCGCTGGCGATGGAACTCGGCTGCGATGCGGTGCTGCTCGCCAGCGCCGTCACCCGCGCGATCGACCCGGTCGGGATGGCCCAGGCATTCCAGCACGCCGTCATCGCCGGGCGCCTCGCGGCGCGGTCCGGCCGGATTCCACGCCGCGAGCATGCCCTGGCATCCTCGTCGATGGCGGGACGGCCCGACCTGTGA
- a CDS encoding serine hydrolase domain-containing protein translates to MSALLQILTTHVADGTMPGAVAATGSPDGEVEIISVGDMSRDAIVRIQSMTKPVTAVATLRLVQSGRLNLDDPVETWLPELADRQVLRSPEAALDDTVPMSTPITVRHLLTNTSGYGMTTAPSPLREAMIANRTEAGQEPVELGAQEWLDALADLPLAFQPGTAWRYHHSFGILGILLSRVVEGSLEQHLTDDLFRPLGMVDSGYTVPLEKAHRLPTAYRHDETAGLTQTEPAAGGFYVAPAPFDLSHAELVSTASDYAAFARMLAGGGQHQGKAFLEPALLEQLHTDQVPAGAKADDSFFPGFWNGTGWGFGVAVRTAGEHAGRYGWSGGQGTDFFVDPDGSFQIVLTQVEMGERIMGLFSDTQ, encoded by the coding sequence ATGAGCGCACTCCTGCAGATCCTGACCACGCACGTCGCAGACGGCACCATGCCCGGAGCCGTCGCTGCGACCGGCTCCCCCGACGGAGAGGTCGAGATCATCAGCGTGGGCGACATGTCACGCGATGCCATCGTGCGCATCCAATCGATGACCAAGCCCGTGACCGCGGTCGCGACGTTGCGTCTCGTGCAGTCCGGTCGCCTGAACCTGGATGACCCGGTGGAGACGTGGCTGCCAGAGTTGGCCGACCGGCAGGTACTGCGCTCTCCCGAGGCAGCTCTCGATGACACCGTGCCGATGAGCACGCCGATCACGGTGCGCCACCTTCTGACGAACACATCGGGTTACGGCATGACGACGGCCCCCAGCCCCCTGCGTGAAGCCATGATCGCGAATCGCACCGAGGCTGGACAGGAACCGGTCGAGTTGGGAGCGCAGGAGTGGCTCGATGCCCTCGCCGACCTGCCGCTCGCGTTCCAGCCGGGCACCGCCTGGCGCTATCACCATTCGTTCGGAATCCTCGGCATCCTCCTGTCGCGCGTGGTCGAAGGGTCGCTCGAGCAGCACCTGACCGACGACCTCTTCCGTCCGCTCGGCATGGTGGACTCGGGCTACACCGTCCCGCTCGAGAAGGCGCACCGGCTACCCACCGCGTACCGCCACGACGAGACGGCCGGACTGACGCAGACCGAACCGGCGGCCGGCGGGTTCTATGTCGCGCCGGCCCCGTTCGACCTCAGTCATGCCGAACTGGTGTCCACGGCTTCCGACTACGCGGCGTTCGCCCGCATGCTCGCCGGCGGCGGACAGCACCAGGGGAAAGCCTTCCTGGAGCCCGCTCTCCTGGAGCAGTTGCACACCGACCAGGTCCCCGCGGGGGCCAAGGCGGACGACAGCTTCTTCCCCGGGTTCTGGAACGGCACCGGATGGGGATTCGGGGTCGCGGTGCGCACCGCGGGAGAGCACGCCGGACGGTACGGGTGGTCAGGCGGCCAGGGTACGGATTTCTTCGTCGACCCCGACGGCTCTTTTCAGATCGTGCTGACCCAGGTCGAGATGGGCGAGCGGATCATGGGGCTGTTCAGCGACACGCAGTGA
- a CDS encoding long-chain fatty acid--CoA ligase, whose amino-acid sequence MHRVATVDPDRVAIVGDGAHLTYAELAQDARGIAAFIDGCVRALPVSTDLPVVGICVRSAFVTARLVVGLEAGSTILTVVDPQWPQALQIQMIRNTRTQILLTDVPGLPDALRAAGWGGTIIPASDLDHLASAGSTPGEGASMMDSAKDDDAPFLMLFSSGTTGTPKAFLKTRAQYLANVAVSREFLGAHPGVATFAPGPLSYSLTLYALFEGLATGGRVHVADRLDELWLTGRAREENVTRLVTVPSALHALADAAHRSPARFEGLRLIITGGAALSSATRARGTNEMPQARLVSYYGAGELGFIGDSRDGDGTRIQLYPRVEALVRDDAGHALEPGELGTLWVRSGSCTTQYLPHTTDAELSDAEGWATVHDQGSLDGRMFVFAGRRGEVVATGGHKVALAEVERAFDGMPGVGVVCAIALPHPSLGSVVGLVLEGDDLPSKRVLREWAASQLPSASVPRRWHAVPSLPRTGGGKVRRGATVQLVLSGTGATRL is encoded by the coding sequence GTGCACCGCGTCGCGACCGTCGATCCTGACCGCGTCGCGATCGTCGGCGACGGCGCGCACCTGACCTACGCCGAACTGGCGCAGGATGCGCGCGGGATCGCGGCATTCATCGACGGTTGCGTGCGCGCCCTGCCGGTGTCGACAGACCTGCCCGTGGTCGGGATCTGTGTGCGCTCGGCGTTCGTGACGGCACGGCTGGTGGTGGGTCTCGAGGCCGGGTCGACGATTCTCACCGTCGTTGATCCTCAGTGGCCCCAGGCACTGCAGATCCAGATGATCCGGAACACGAGAACGCAGATCCTGCTCACCGATGTGCCCGGTCTGCCTGACGCTCTGCGGGCCGCGGGCTGGGGCGGAACCATCATCCCCGCCTCCGATCTCGATCACCTTGCATCCGCCGGCAGCACGCCCGGCGAGGGCGCGTCGATGATGGATTCGGCGAAAGATGACGATGCCCCGTTCCTGATGCTGTTCTCCTCGGGAACGACCGGCACTCCGAAGGCGTTTCTGAAGACCCGGGCGCAATACCTCGCGAACGTCGCGGTATCCCGCGAGTTCCTCGGCGCGCACCCCGGAGTGGCGACGTTCGCACCCGGACCCCTGTCGTACAGCCTCACCCTGTACGCCCTGTTCGAGGGGCTCGCCACCGGTGGGCGCGTGCATGTGGCAGACCGGCTCGATGAGTTGTGGTTGACCGGTCGCGCCCGCGAGGAGAACGTCACACGGCTGGTGACCGTGCCCTCGGCGCTGCATGCTCTCGCCGATGCCGCTCACCGTTCCCCGGCGCGTTTCGAAGGACTCCGCCTGATCATCACCGGCGGCGCGGCGCTCTCCTCGGCGACGCGCGCCCGGGGCACCAATGAGATGCCTCAGGCTCGCCTGGTCAGCTATTACGGGGCGGGCGAACTCGGATTCATCGGCGACAGCCGCGACGGCGACGGCACCCGCATCCAGTTGTATCCGCGCGTCGAGGCTCTCGTTCGCGACGATGCCGGGCACGCACTCGAGCCGGGCGAGCTCGGAACACTCTGGGTCCGATCAGGGTCCTGCACCACCCAGTACCTGCCGCACACCACGGATGCGGAGTTGTCGGATGCCGAGGGCTGGGCGACCGTCCATGACCAAGGTTCCCTTGACGGCCGCATGTTCGTGTTCGCGGGGCGGCGGGGCGAGGTCGTCGCGACCGGAGGGCACAAGGTCGCTCTGGCCGAGGTGGAGCGCGCCTTCGACGGGATGCCGGGGGTCGGCGTGGTCTGCGCGATCGCGCTCCCCCATCCAAGCCTGGGCTCCGTCGTCGGCCTCGTCCTCGAGGGCGACGATCTGCCGTCGAAGCGAGTCCTCCGGGAGTGGGCGGCCTCGCAGCTGCCGTCAGCGTCAGTGCCTCGACGCTGGCACGCCGTTCCGAGCCTTCCCCGCACCGGCGGAGGCAAGGTCCGCCGAGGAGCGACTGTGCAGCTCGTCCTCTCCGGAACCGGAGCGACGCGCCTGTGA